A single region of the Triticum dicoccoides isolate Atlit2015 ecotype Zavitan chromosome 2B, WEW_v2.0, whole genome shotgun sequence genome encodes:
- the LOC119361687 gene encoding pentatricopeptide repeat-containing protein At3g57430, chloroplastic-like yields MAVTVAPPAAPPPTSATIRSLTAAGNHAAALRALSSLSASSAQLDHFALPPAIKSAAALRDARAARALHAAALRRALLHRPTPAAGNALLTAYARCGDLDAALALFAATPPGLRDAVSYNSLISALCLFRQWERALDALRGMLAEARHDVSSFTLVSVLLACSHLAGDDGRRLGREAHAFALKHGFLDEGRERFPFNALLSMYARLGLVDDAQTLFRTTAAAFSPGGGDVVTWNTMISLLVQGGRCAEAVEVLYDMVALGVRPDGVTFASALPACSRLEMLALGREIHAVVLKDADLAANSFVASALVDMYAGNERVGNARNVFDMVPEPGRQLGMWNAMICGYAQAGMDAEALQLFSRMEAEAGCTPSETTMSGVLPACARSEGLAGKEAMHGYVVKRGMAGNRFVQNALMDMYARLGEMDVARRIFAVIAPRDVVSWNTLITGCVVQGHVAEAFQLVTEMQLPSSSSKEEEDAIVMPNNITLMTLLPGCAALAAPARGKEIHGYAVRHALESDIAVGSALVDMYAKCGCLAASRAVFDRLPRRNVITWNVLIMAYGMHGLGGEAVALFDEMAAGGEATPNEVTFIAALAACSHSGLVDRGLELFRGMERDHGVKPTPDLHACVVDVLGRAGRLDEAYTIITSMAPGEHQVSAWSSLLGACRLHRNVELGEVAAERLFELEPDEASHYILLCNIYSAAGMWEKSAAARARMRRQGVAKEPGCSWIELDGAIHRFMAGESAHPASAEVHAHMDALWERMRREGYAPDTSCVLHDVGEAEKAAMLRYHSEKLAIAFGLLRAPAGAAIRVAKNLRVCNDCHEAAKFISKMVGREIVLRDVRRFHHFRDGSCSCGDYW; encoded by the coding sequence ATGGCCGTCACTGTCGCCCCACCGGCGGCCCCGCCGCCCACCTCCGCCACCATCCGCTCCCTCACCGCCGCCGGGAACCACGCCGCCGCCCTCCGCGCGCTCTCCTCCCTCTCGGCCTCCTCCGCGCAGCTCGACcacttcgcgctcccgccggccaTCAAGTCCGCGGCCGCGCTCCGGGACGCCCGCGCCGCGCGCGCGCTCCAcgcggccgccctccgccgcgcgctcctccaccgcccCACCCCCGCCGCCGGCAACGCGCTCCTCACCGCCTACGCGCGCTGCGGCGACCTCGACGCCGCGCTCGCGCTCTTCGCCGCCACGCCGCCGGGGCTCCGCGACGCCGTGTCCTACAACTCGCTCATCTCCGCGCTCTGCCTGTTCCGGCAGTGGGAGCGCGCGCTCGACGCCCTCCGCGGCATGCTCGCCGAGGCCCGCCACGACGTCAGCTCCTTCACCCTCGTCAGCGTGCTGCTTGCCTGCtcccacctcgccggcgacgacggCCGGCGCCTCGGCCGCGAGGCCCACGCCTTCGCGCTCAAGCACGGGTTCCTCGACGAGGGCCGCGAGCGCTTCCCCTTCAACGCGCTGCTCTCCATGTacgcgcgcctcggcctcgtcGACGACGCGCAGACGCTCTTCCGCACCACCGCGGCCGCGTTCTCCCCCGGCGGCGGCGACGTCGTGACGTGGAACACCATGATCAGCCTGCTCGTGCAGGGCGGCCGGTGCGCCGAGGCCGTGGAGGTGCTCTACGACATGGTGGCGCTCGGCGTGCGGCCGGACGGCGTGACGTTCGCGAGCGCGCTCCCGGCGTgctcgcggctggagatgctcgcaTTGGGCAGGGAGATCCACGCCGTCGTCCTCAAGGACGCGGACCTCGCCGCCAACTCGTTCGTGGCGAGCGCGCTGGTGGACATGTACGCCGGCAACGAGCGGGTGGGGAACGCGCGGAATGTGTTCGACATGGTGCCGGAGCCCGGGCGGCAGCTGGGCATGTGGAACGCCATGATCTGCGGCTACGCGCAGGCCGGGATGGACGCGGAAGCGCTCCAGCTATTCTCGCGGATGGAGGCGGAGGCCGGGTGCACGCCCAGCGAGACCACCATGTCCGGCGTGCTCCCGGCGTGCGCGCGCTCGGAGGGGCTCGCCGGCAAGGAGGCCATGCACGGGTACGTGGTGAAGCGCGGCATGGCAGGCAACCGGTTCGTGCAGAACGCGCTCATGGACATGTACGCGCGCCTCGGCGAGATGGACGTGGCGCGTCGGATCTTCGCCGTGATCGCCCCCCGCGACGTCGTGTCCTGGAACACCCTCATCACCGGCTGCGTCGTGCAGGGGCACGTCGCCGAGGCGTTCCAGCTCGTCACGGAGATGCagctgccatcatcatcatcaaaggaagaagaagacgcCATTGTCATGCCGAACAACATCACGCTGATGACGCTGCTGCCGGGGTGCGCGGCGctggcggcgccggcgagggggaAGGAGATCCACGGGTACGCGGTGCGGCACGCGCTGGAGTCGGACATCGCCGTGGGCAGCGCGCTGGTGGACATGTACGCCAAGTGCGGCTGcctggcggcgtcgagggcggTGTTCGACCGGCTGCCCAGGCGGAACGTCATCACCTGGAACGTCCTCATCATGGCCTACGGGATGCACGGGCTCGGCGGCGAGGCGGTGGCGCTCTTCGACGAgatggcggcgggcggcgaggcgacgcCCAACGAGGTCACCTTCATCGCCGCCCTGGCGGCGTGCAGCCACTCCGGCCTGGTCGACCGTGGGCTCGAGCTGTTCCGCGGCATGGAGAGGGACCACGGCGTCAAGCCGACGCCGGACCTCCACGCCTGCGTCGTCGACGTGCTCGGTCGGGCGGGGAGGCTGGACGAGGCGTACACGATCATCACCTCCATGGCACCCGGGGAGCACCAGGTGTCGGCGTGGAGCAGCCTGCTGGGCGCGTGCCGGCTGCACCGGAACGTGGAGCTCGGCGAGGTCGCCGCCGAGCGGCTCTTCGAGCTAGAACCCGACGAAGCCAGCCACTACATCCTCCTCTGCAACATCTACTCCGCCGCCGGGATGTGGGAGaagtcggcggcggcgcgggcaaggATGCGGCGGCAGGGCGTGGCCAAGGAGCCCGGGTGCAGCTGGATCGAGCTCGACGGCGCGATCCACCGGTTCATGGCCGGCGAGTCGGCCCACCCGGCGAGCGCGGAGGTGCACGCGCACATGGACGCGCTCTGGGAGCGGATGCGGCGCGAGGGGTACGCGCCCGACACGTCGTGCGTGCTCCACGACGTCggcgaggccgagaaggcggccatgCTCCGGTACCACAGCGAGAAGCTCGCCATCGCCTTCGGGCTGCTGCGGGCGCCGGCCGGCGCCGCCATCAGGGTGGCCAAGAACCTGAGGGTGTGCAACGACTGCCATGAGGCGGCCAAGTTCATTTCAAAGATGGTTGGGCGGGAGATTGTGCTCAGGGATGTCAGGAGGTTCCACCATTTCAGAGACGGCTCCTGCTCCTGTGGGGACTATTGGTAG
- the LOC119361686 gene encoding serine/arginine-rich splicing factor RS31-like, translating into MPSHEWNLPVSSIALLIPSDLCRCSIFLFLSGFAFVYFEDERDGDDAIRALDGYPFGPGRRRLSVEWSRGDRGTRRDDRDGYSKPPVNTKPTKTLFVINFDPINTRVSDLERHFGHFGRISNVRIRKNFAFVQFETQEEASKALDATHLTKLLDRVISVEYAFRDDSEPGDKYDRPSRGGGYGRQDDSSYRRSVSPMYRRSRPSPDYGRPASPQYGAYGRSRSPVRDRYRSRSPVQRSRSPAPNRRGYD; encoded by the exons ATGCCTAGTCATGAATGGAATCTACCAGTAagctcaatagctctgttgataccATCAGATCTGTGCAGGTGCAGTATTTTTCTGTTTCTGTCAG GGTTTGCTTTTGTCTACTTTGAGGATGAGCGTGATGGTGATGATGCCATACGGGCTCTGGATGGTTATCCCTTTGGCCCTGGGAGACGCAGACTTTCAGTGGAGTGGTCAAGG GGTGACCGTGGAACCAGGCGTGATGACCGTGATGGATACAGTAAACCACCAGTGAATACTAAGCCCACCAAGACACTGTTTGTCATTAACTTTGACCCGATCAACACAAGAGTCAGTGATCTTGAAAGGCATTTTGGTCATTTTGGGAGGATTTCAAATGTTCGGATAAGGAAGAACTTTGCTTTCGTGCAATTTGAAACACAGGAAGAAGCCTCAAAAGCACTAGATGCTACTCATTTGAC GAAGTTACTGGACAGAGTGATTTCTGTTGAGTATGCCTTCAGGGATGACAGTGAACCAGGTGACAAGTATGACAGGCCAAGTAGAGGTGGTGGCTATGGAAGGCAGGATGACAGTTCATATCGCCGTTCTGTCAGCCCAATGTACCGAAGGTCACGACCTAGTCCTGACTATGGCCGTCCAGCGAGTCCTCAGTATGGTGCATATGGCAGGAGCAGGAGCCCTGTTCGTGATCGCTATCGAAG CCGATCTCCTGTCCAGCGCTCAAGGTCCCCAGCTCCCAACAGAAGAGGTTATGACTGA